One window from the genome of uncultured Umboniibacter sp. encodes:
- a CDS encoding prolyl oligopeptidase family serine peptidase, producing MQSRHALKLTALLALTASLSVNADIDKWEWLEAVESEASLSWVEKHNQATAEQLEDPLYNTLYSTALEVLNQEGQLSGAYAIGDYYFELKKTEDNPRGVLIRSPNEAFLAGEAQWETVLDVDALAESEGKPWVYHGLNCYQNDPAQCLVSLSPGGTDADEVREFNALTGEFINDGFYLPLAKSSVSWVDANTWIIATDFGDDSLTDSGYPRKLKIHNRGDDLAEAKLIYVGNRSSVSSGAYTLGPAEDSHLVIFESTSFWTRNYYLSDPDTNLITQLKIPNSAILLGRLAGQWVISLKKEWQLGEYSYPAGAIVLASNEQLRLNGELFILAESSREQIIEDTTVTDQGILIVSLRDVVAEAHWYAPQEDGVWTKEQILLPDHGTVSLQSIDENSGKSLLRFESFLVPPTLYAFDPTDSSVTQVEQQSATFDASPYTVSQFFATSADETKVPYFVVHRQDINLNGANPAHIFAYGGFRSSLTPSYSGSYEATNGSYGKLWLERGGVYVIANIRGGGEYGPEWHSAALRENRPRAFSDLEAVARDLASRQISSAEYTSIEGRSNGGLLTGAALVRHPELYSAVISGVPLLDMQRYHLLLAGASWMGEYGDPDSEDWNFIGAYSPYQNVRADVAYPPVFFYTSTRDDRVHPAHARKMAARMIEQGHEVYYYENLEGGHGGSVTNEQLAHRLALSYRFLLNALPAATPN from the coding sequence ATGCAATCGCGTCATGCTCTAAAACTCACAGCACTACTCGCATTAACCGCTTCGCTGAGCGTCAATGCTGATATTGATAAATGGGAATGGTTGGAAGCCGTTGAGAGCGAAGCATCACTCAGCTGGGTGGAGAAGCATAATCAAGCTACCGCCGAACAGTTAGAGGACCCTCTCTACAACACACTCTACAGCACAGCTCTAGAGGTTCTCAATCAAGAGGGGCAGTTGAGTGGTGCCTATGCTATTGGTGATTACTACTTCGAACTTAAGAAGACTGAGGATAATCCACGCGGCGTGCTAATACGTTCGCCCAACGAGGCATTTCTTGCGGGCGAAGCTCAGTGGGAAACCGTCCTAGATGTTGACGCGCTAGCCGAAAGTGAAGGCAAGCCCTGGGTCTATCACGGCCTCAACTGTTATCAAAATGATCCGGCGCAATGCCTAGTGTCACTTTCACCCGGCGGTACTGATGCCGACGAGGTAAGAGAATTTAACGCACTCACCGGAGAATTTATCAACGATGGCTTCTATCTACCTCTGGCCAAATCCTCGGTCAGTTGGGTTGACGCTAACACCTGGATCATCGCCACTGATTTTGGTGACGACTCACTCACCGATTCGGGTTACCCGCGAAAACTAAAAATTCATAACCGCGGCGACGATTTGGCAGAGGCCAAGCTCATCTATGTAGGTAACAGATCCTCAGTGAGTTCTGGTGCTTATACCTTAGGACCGGCCGAAGATAGTCATTTAGTGATTTTTGAAAGCACGAGTTTTTGGACTCGCAACTACTATCTTAGTGATCCAGATACCAACCTCATCACACAGCTCAAGATCCCGAACAGTGCCATTCTCTTGGGACGGCTAGCGGGTCAGTGGGTTATTTCGCTAAAAAAAGAATGGCAGTTGGGTGAATATAGCTATCCGGCGGGTGCCATTGTGCTGGCTTCCAATGAGCAGCTTAGGCTGAACGGCGAGCTCTTTATCTTAGCAGAATCAAGCCGCGAGCAAATTATTGAGGACACCACCGTCACGGATCAAGGTATTCTGATTGTGAGCCTTCGGGACGTGGTTGCAGAAGCCCACTGGTATGCACCCCAAGAAGATGGTGTTTGGACTAAAGAGCAAATACTGCTCCCAGACCACGGTACGGTCTCACTTCAGTCTATTGATGAGAATTCAGGTAAAAGTCTGCTTCGATTCGAAAGCTTTCTGGTACCACCTACCCTCTATGCCTTCGACCCAACTGATAGCTCTGTGACTCAGGTAGAGCAACAATCAGCGACCTTTGACGCAAGCCCCTACACGGTCAGCCAGTTCTTCGCGACCTCAGCAGATGAGACTAAAGTGCCCTATTTCGTCGTGCACCGGCAGGATATCAACCTGAATGGCGCTAATCCCGCTCATATCTTTGCCTACGGCGGTTTCCGCTCTTCGCTAACGCCCAGTTACTCGGGAAGCTATGAAGCAACCAATGGCTCCTATGGCAAGCTATGGCTAGAACGCGGCGGTGTTTACGTGATTGCCAATATCCGTGGTGGCGGTGAGTATGGCCCTGAATGGCATTCCGCAGCACTGCGAGAGAATCGCCCACGTGCTTTTTCTGACCTAGAAGCCGTAGCGCGTGATCTTGCGAGCCGTCAGATTAGCTCCGCCGAATACACCAGCATTGAAGGTCGTAGTAATGGTGGTCTTCTAACGGGCGCTGCTCTGGTTCGCCATCCCGAGCTCTATAGTGCTGTCATTAGCGGCGTCCCACTGTTAGACATGCAGCGCTATCATCTACTTCTCGCGGGTGCCAGCTGGATGGGCGAATATGGAGACCCTGACTCCGAGGACTGGAATTTTATTGGTGCCTACTCGCCCTACCAAAACGTGCGTGCCGATGTCGCCTACCCTCCGGTATTCTTCTACACCTCAACCCGCGATGATCGCGTTCACCCTGCACATGCACGGAAAATGGCTGCCAGAATGATCGAACAGGGACATGAGGTCTACTATTACGAGAATCTGGAAGGTGGTCATGGTGGCAGTGTGACCAATGAACAACTAGCACACCGCCTGGCCCTATCCTATCGCTTCCTGCTAAATGCGCTGCCGGCTGCAACGCCTAATTAG
- a CDS encoding pseudouridine synthase has protein sequence MIAFGPPPLDILLQTEHFIVVNKPANLLSVPGRGIEKLDSVIHRARSQFGFAEAVHRLDMPTSGIMLVALSKEADRALKRQFSERTTRKRYEAMIWGAPAQPSGVIDQPLICDWENRPRQIVCYEHGKPSQTQWEVTEQRSDRSRVSLIPITGRSHQLRVHLQWLGHPILGDEFYAEGAAKDASSRLLLHATELDFDDPITGVRHQLQSAVPF, from the coding sequence ATGATCGCTTTTGGACCTCCTCCGCTTGATATTCTCCTGCAAACCGAACACTTCATTGTCGTCAATAAGCCCGCCAATCTCCTTAGCGTGCCTGGACGGGGTATTGAGAAGCTTGATTCAGTGATACATCGGGCACGTAGTCAATTTGGCTTTGCTGAGGCGGTACACCGGCTTGATATGCCAACCTCCGGCATCATGTTGGTTGCGCTGAGTAAAGAAGCTGATAGAGCCCTAAAACGCCAATTCAGTGAACGAACTACACGTAAACGCTACGAAGCCATGATTTGGGGCGCGCCTGCTCAGCCATCGGGAGTGATTGACCAACCGTTAATTTGCGACTGGGAAAATCGACCGCGGCAGATTGTCTGCTACGAACATGGCAAGCCCTCGCAGACACAATGGGAAGTCACAGAACAGCGTTCGGATAGAAGCCGCGTCTCGCTAATACCCATCACCGGCCGCTCACATCAGTTACGAGTGCACTTGCAGTGGCTGGGCCATCCCATTTTGGGTGACGAATTCTATGCCGAGGGCGCTGCCAAAGATGCCTCGAGCCGGTTGCTATTACACGCCACTGAACTTGATTTTGATGACCCGATAACTGGGGTACGCCACCAGCTGCAGTCAGCGGTACCCTTTTGA
- a CDS encoding FAD-binding and (Fe-S)-binding domain-containing protein produces the protein MNRLISTLESSLGSQRVCATEPRLSAWSTDASYFAITPKAVVTVDSVEQLQSVLHIAEQFKLGVTFRAAGTSLSGQAVGEGILVRLGFTGFRSLIVSQAGHVIRLGSAVRGVEANAALAKFNRKIGPDPATLKVAMMGGIVANNSSGMCCGVKRNSYHTLRSLRMVLADGTLLDTGSAKSVADFKRTHRVLLAELQDLAARTQQNAALCQLIRRKYEIKNTTGFSINSLVDFTDGVDILSHLVVGSEGALAFIDQVELDTVSAPPCRATALLAFRDIHKACEAIPMIGAMNVAAAELLDYSSIATMRNKPGVPPWLNTLEDGAAVLLVEVSADSEVPTRRLAETVVAAEFSGLSRAVEFEYDEAACQALWNVRTGIFPVVGAQRPAGTTVIIEDIAVTPKHLAEMVLALRVQLQKHNFYENAVIFGHALDGNLHFIVTPNLNDDHDLACFESFMAELSEVIVGRFQGSLKAEHGTGRAMAPFVEKEWGHEAYRLMTRIKALIDPENRLNPGVIINADATAHMKHTKRMPLVDSVIDQCIECGFCEPVCPSSDLTLSPRQRIATLRRQQTIPIAQLKYDIDQSCAQCSVCASVCPVGIDTGVAVGNFAAGKPRKVRKLNSEEGSSSAQAGGFVRWQRAWKVRHWGQLLSVYRLGFQLFHLMVGRWPKAWQRGYGQLVRQFTLPLPRYLPPPAASPKRKALAQQQCADRLLTSETEPKTVFLLVSCGARLFGGPQGSTDEQFIELLAHAGYQVETIARDNGLCCGQQWSNRGEGQLADEKQQELAGVLSELPEDAIVLVDAQSCFNTVNQAVRPFTNLMDFLLSSVLPKLSFAQTDEPIAVHFGCELTEEDYQKLVSLAGYCSAIVHTFPQSCCGGGGVKQFLNDDLAAHAGGKIAKQWDSCQRGVYINGACEVALSQHTQRPVHHIVELLVNQLQETTR, from the coding sequence ATGAATCGGCTGATCAGTACCTTAGAATCCTCATTGGGCTCGCAGCGCGTCTGCGCCACCGAACCGCGCTTAAGCGCTTGGTCAACCGACGCTAGTTACTTCGCGATCACGCCAAAAGCCGTCGTCACGGTAGATTCAGTTGAACAGCTTCAGAGTGTTCTCCACATTGCCGAACAGTTTAAGCTCGGCGTAACATTTCGTGCTGCCGGGACTTCATTGTCTGGACAGGCGGTGGGCGAAGGCATATTAGTCCGTCTGGGCTTTACAGGTTTTCGGAGCTTAATAGTTAGCCAAGCGGGACACGTCATTAGGCTGGGCTCAGCGGTTCGCGGTGTCGAGGCAAATGCGGCATTGGCTAAATTCAATCGTAAAATTGGCCCGGATCCAGCTACCTTAAAAGTCGCTATGATGGGCGGGATTGTTGCCAATAACTCCTCGGGAATGTGTTGCGGCGTGAAGCGTAATAGCTATCACACCTTGCGTTCTCTGAGGATGGTATTGGCAGATGGAACCTTACTGGATACCGGTTCAGCGAAGTCAGTGGCTGATTTCAAACGCACGCACCGCGTGTTATTGGCAGAGCTTCAGGACTTAGCGGCGCGGACGCAGCAAAATGCTGCGCTATGTCAGTTGATACGACGCAAATACGAAATTAAAAATACCACCGGATTTAGTATCAATAGCCTGGTTGATTTCACTGACGGCGTTGATATTCTCTCGCATTTGGTGGTGGGCTCGGAGGGTGCCTTAGCGTTCATCGATCAGGTAGAGCTCGATACCGTAAGCGCTCCGCCATGCCGAGCTACGGCACTTTTAGCCTTCCGTGATATTCATAAAGCCTGTGAAGCCATTCCGATGATTGGGGCGATGAATGTGGCGGCGGCTGAGCTGCTCGATTACAGCTCAATCGCGACGATGCGCAATAAGCCGGGCGTCCCGCCTTGGCTGAATACTTTGGAAGATGGCGCTGCGGTCCTTCTGGTTGAAGTCTCTGCGGATAGTGAAGTACCAACTAGACGACTGGCAGAAACGGTGGTCGCCGCGGAGTTTTCTGGTTTGAGTCGAGCTGTGGAGTTTGAGTACGATGAAGCGGCTTGCCAAGCACTTTGGAATGTTCGCACGGGAATATTCCCTGTGGTGGGAGCCCAACGTCCCGCTGGCACGACGGTGATTATTGAAGATATAGCCGTGACGCCCAAGCACTTAGCGGAAATGGTCTTGGCGTTGAGAGTTCAGTTGCAGAAGCACAACTTTTATGAAAATGCGGTGATTTTTGGTCACGCACTGGACGGTAACCTGCATTTCATCGTAACTCCCAATTTGAATGATGACCATGACTTAGCGTGTTTCGAATCCTTTATGGCAGAGCTGAGCGAGGTCATAGTGGGTCGTTTCCAAGGTTCTCTTAAGGCTGAACATGGCACGGGACGCGCAATGGCTCCCTTCGTCGAAAAGGAATGGGGTCATGAAGCCTATCGTCTAATGACCCGCATTAAAGCACTTATAGATCCTGAAAATCGCCTGAACCCCGGGGTAATTATCAACGCCGATGCGACGGCTCACATGAAGCATACAAAACGGATGCCGCTGGTAGATTCGGTGATCGACCAGTGTATTGAATGCGGCTTTTGTGAGCCCGTGTGTCCAAGCTCTGACTTAACCCTCTCGCCGCGGCAACGGATCGCGACGCTGCGACGCCAACAGACTATTCCGATAGCACAGCTAAAGTATGATATTGACCAAAGCTGTGCGCAATGCAGTGTTTGCGCTTCGGTTTGTCCTGTCGGGATTGATACCGGTGTAGCAGTCGGAAATTTCGCGGCGGGGAAGCCGCGTAAAGTCAGAAAATTGAATAGCGAAGAGGGTTCGTCTTCTGCTCAAGCTGGAGGTTTTGTCCGCTGGCAGCGAGCTTGGAAAGTCCGTCATTGGGGCCAACTGTTGTCGGTCTATCGGCTAGGCTTCCAGCTGTTTCACCTAATGGTTGGGCGATGGCCCAAGGCTTGGCAACGCGGCTATGGCCAACTGGTTCGTCAGTTCACTTTGCCGCTTCCTCGCTACCTACCGCCGCCCGCAGCTTCACCTAAAAGAAAAGCGCTGGCTCAGCAACAATGCGCTGATCGTCTGCTGACTTCAGAGACTGAACCGAAGACCGTCTTTTTACTCGTCTCCTGTGGCGCACGTTTATTTGGTGGTCCGCAAGGGAGCACCGATGAACAGTTCATTGAGCTACTTGCGCACGCAGGCTATCAGGTGGAGACGATTGCTAGGGATAATGGCCTGTGCTGTGGCCAGCAGTGGTCCAATCGCGGTGAAGGCCAATTAGCAGACGAGAAACAACAGGAGTTAGCAGGGGTGCTGAGCGAGTTGCCAGAGGATGCCATTGTTTTGGTGGATGCGCAGAGTTGTTTCAATACGGTTAATCAGGCGGTAAGGCCGTTCACCAACCTGATGGACTTTCTATTGAGCTCAGTGTTGCCAAAACTCAGCTTCGCTCAGACCGACGAACCGATTGCTGTTCATTTCGGTTGTGAGCTCACCGAAGAGGACTATCAGAAGTTAGTGTCTCTGGCCGGTTACTGTAGCGCCATAGTGCACACGTTCCCGCAATCATGCTGCGGTGGCGGTGGTGTGAAACAATTCTTAAATGACGACCTGGCCGCCCATGCGGGGGGAAAGATTGCGAAGCAATGGGACAGTTGTCAGCGGGGCGTCTATATCAACGGAGCCTGTGAGGTGGCGCTCAGTCAACACACTCAGCGCCCAGTGCATCATATTGTTGAGCTACTCGTTAACCAACTTCAGGAAACGACTCGCTAA
- a CDS encoding isocitrate lyase produces MAYKNEIELINALKASRGEAWRNINPEYAARMRAQNRFQTGLDVAKYTAGIMRKDMAEFDADKTKYTQSLGCWHGFIGQQKMISIKKHHGTTDKRYLYLSGWMIAALRSEFGPLPDQSMHEKTSVPSLIEELYTFLRQADARELGHLFGDLDKARAAGDEVAEAAAINAIENYETHVVPIIADIDAGFGNEEATYLLAKRMIEAGAACIQIENQVSDAKQCGHQDGKVTVPHEDFLSKINAVRYAFLELGVDDGVIVARTDSLGAGLTQKIPVSQEPGDLASQYNAFLETTPVNGPEDINDGDMIIKQDGELRKPVRLPNGLYRFKENTGFDRVVLDCVTSLQYGADLLWIETEKPHVQQIAEMVNAIRAIVPDAKLVYNNSPSFNWTLNFRQQVFDAWAEEGRDMSEYDREKLMSVDYDTSELAIEADVRIRDFQSTAAREANIFHHLITLPTYHTAALSTDTLAQGYFGGEGMLAYVRGVQRREIRRGIACVKHQDMAGSNLGDDHKEYFSGDQALKASGEDNTMNQFEVA; encoded by the coding sequence ATGGCTTACAAAAATGAAATTGAATTGATCAACGCGCTCAAAGCATCACGTGGCGAAGCATGGCGTAACATTAACCCTGAATACGCAGCTCGTATGCGTGCTCAGAACCGCTTTCAAACAGGTCTAGATGTCGCTAAATACACCGCTGGCATCATGCGCAAAGATATGGCGGAATTTGACGCTGACAAAACTAAGTACACGCAGTCTCTTGGTTGCTGGCACGGCTTCATTGGCCAGCAAAAGATGATTTCTATTAAGAAGCACCATGGAACTACTGACAAGCGCTACCTCTACCTTTCTGGTTGGATGATTGCAGCGCTGCGCTCTGAATTCGGTCCGCTTCCTGATCAATCTATGCACGAGAAGACATCGGTACCAAGCCTTATTGAGGAGCTTTACACTTTCCTTCGTCAAGCTGATGCACGTGAATTAGGTCATCTGTTCGGTGATTTGGACAAGGCTCGTGCAGCGGGTGATGAGGTTGCCGAAGCAGCGGCCATCAACGCTATCGAGAACTACGAGACACACGTCGTACCCATTATTGCTGATATCGATGCTGGTTTCGGTAACGAAGAAGCTACGTACCTATTAGCGAAGCGGATGATTGAAGCGGGTGCAGCATGTATCCAGATTGAGAACCAGGTTTCTGACGCGAAGCAGTGTGGTCACCAGGACGGTAAAGTTACTGTTCCTCATGAAGACTTCCTCTCTAAGATCAACGCTGTGCGTTACGCGTTCTTAGAGCTAGGTGTTGATGACGGTGTTATCGTTGCTCGTACCGACTCATTGGGTGCAGGCCTTACTCAGAAGATCCCGGTATCTCAAGAGCCAGGTGACTTAGCTTCTCAGTACAACGCGTTCCTAGAGACTACGCCAGTGAATGGTCCAGAAGACATTAATGACGGCGACATGATCATCAAGCAGGACGGTGAGCTTCGCAAGCCAGTTCGTTTGCCAAATGGGTTGTACCGTTTCAAAGAAAATACCGGTTTCGACCGTGTTGTTTTGGATTGTGTTACTAGCCTTCAGTACGGTGCAGATCTACTTTGGATTGAAACTGAAAAGCCACACGTTCAGCAGATTGCCGAGATGGTCAACGCTATTCGTGCCATCGTTCCAGACGCTAAGCTGGTTTACAACAACTCGCCAAGCTTCAACTGGACGTTGAACTTCCGTCAGCAGGTATTCGATGCTTGGGCTGAAGAAGGCCGTGACATGTCAGAGTACGATCGCGAGAAGCTCATGTCAGTTGACTACGATACCTCTGAGCTAGCCATTGAAGCAGACGTTCGTATCCGCGACTTCCAGTCTACTGCGGCGCGTGAAGCGAACATCTTCCACCACTTGATCACGCTGCCGACTTACCACACCGCAGCATTGTCAACGGACACCTTGGCTCAAGGTTACTTCGGTGGCGAAGGCATGTTGGCATACGTTCGCGGTGTTCAGCGTCGTGAGATTCGTCGCGGTATTGCCTGTGTTAAGCACCAGGACATGGCGGGTTCAAACCTGGGTGATGACCACAAAGAGTACTTCTCTGGTGATCAGGCACTAAAGGCTTCAGGTGAAGACAACACCATGAACCAGTTCGAAGTAGCGTAA
- a CDS encoding NAD(P)/FAD-dependent oxidoreductase: MINPNQDSNPPIFDTIIVGAGISGIGAAYYFQRDCPNKSYAILESRAQLGGTWDLFKYPGIRSDSDLYTFAYEFKPWRSRKSIASAQLILEYLNETADEYQIRDHIQFSTQVKRAEWCSTESLWTITTRNTKSGETTVLKARWIFSATGYYDYNEGFLPKFNGLESFDGELIHPQHWPENFSASGKKIVVIGSGATAVTIVPELAKDADHVTLVQRTPTYMMNLPTGDPIANTIKAIFSEQTAHRLIRRKNVFLHRLFWRFSQRFPNAAKRFLIRHVGRNLPEGYDVAKHFTPPYNPWDQRLCAVTDGDLFKAIHRGDVDIQTDHIECFTSSGLKLKSGEEINADTVVTATGLNIQLMGGVDIIIDGKPIDFPNTVTYKGAMLSGVPNFCFAVGYTNASWTLKIGLLCEYFCRVFNHMEAQNFSKCVAEVPTHNFPTSPLLDFSAGYVQRSLHLMPKKGESAPWDMSMNYGPDVKFFREGRIDDEFLVFQAN; this comes from the coding sequence ATGATAAATCCAAACCAAGACAGTAATCCCCCCATTTTCGACACCATTATTGTAGGTGCCGGGATCTCAGGTATTGGCGCTGCCTATTATTTTCAGCGTGACTGCCCAAATAAAAGCTATGCCATTTTAGAGAGTAGAGCGCAGCTAGGTGGGACCTGGGATTTATTTAAATACCCGGGCATTCGCTCAGATTCAGACCTCTATACCTTTGCCTATGAATTCAAACCCTGGCGATCACGAAAATCGATAGCCTCGGCGCAACTTATTTTGGAATACCTGAATGAAACCGCTGATGAATATCAGATCCGCGACCATATTCAATTTAGCACTCAGGTAAAGCGCGCTGAGTGGTGTTCTACAGAATCACTTTGGACTATAACAACACGAAACACCAAGTCCGGTGAAACAACGGTCCTGAAGGCGCGCTGGATTTTCTCAGCGACAGGCTACTACGATTACAATGAGGGTTTTCTTCCCAAATTCAATGGTCTAGAGAGCTTTGACGGTGAACTAATCCACCCCCAACATTGGCCCGAAAACTTTAGCGCGAGCGGCAAGAAGATCGTGGTGATTGGCAGTGGCGCGACCGCCGTGACCATTGTCCCGGAGCTAGCAAAGGATGCCGATCACGTCACTCTGGTTCAACGAACGCCAACTTATATGATGAACTTACCAACTGGCGACCCGATTGCGAATACCATCAAAGCTATTTTTTCAGAACAGACGGCTCACCGTTTAATTCGCAGGAAGAATGTCTTTCTACATCGACTATTCTGGCGCTTTAGTCAACGCTTCCCGAATGCCGCCAAGCGTTTTCTTATTCGCCATGTCGGTCGCAATCTTCCCGAGGGTTACGATGTGGCTAAACATTTCACCCCACCCTACAACCCCTGGGATCAACGTTTGTGTGCGGTGACCGATGGCGATTTGTTTAAAGCCATTCACCGTGGTGATGTAGATATCCAGACGGATCACATTGAGTGTTTCACCAGCTCTGGGCTTAAGCTGAAATCCGGGGAGGAAATTAACGCCGACACAGTAGTCACCGCGACGGGCCTAAACATCCAATTAATGGGCGGTGTAGACATCATCATTGACGGTAAGCCCATTGATTTTCCCAATACCGTTACCTACAAAGGCGCGATGCTCTCTGGTGTGCCTAATTTCTGTTTCGCAGTTGGTTACACTAATGCCTCATGGACACTAAAGATTGGTCTACTCTGCGAGTACTTTTGTCGCGTGTTTAACCATATGGAAGCGCAAAACTTCAGCAAGTGTGTTGCGGAAGTACCCACTCATAACTTCCCCACTTCACCGTTACTCGATTTTAGTGCCGGCTACGTGCAACGCTCACTGCATTTAATGCCCAAAAAGGGTGAATCAGCACCCTGGGATATGTCTATGAATTATGGTCCGGACGTGAAGTTTTTCCGTGAAGGTCGCATTGATGACGAATTCTTGGTGTTTCAAGCTAACTAA
- a CDS encoding GGDEF domain-containing protein encodes MNWSRNLPLILATALTASSLLPLIAEIVPALEVYGLLTLLVATLLALTLRQTRVLFLSLLVLWTALFAPKLIALSTHPIITENAYKILVTLAISGVMLFTDGPFRRKQSLFFALLIGVISLLGFGAFVLNEEQLMAWGATTPLAVNFNSFVELDALILCLPVVCTLINFLITRRLDIHYIAVSVFALALLNSPDIPQLWMLLITVQSAFILVLLLTMSQRVWRDSLTGLPGRQRLDSDLKRMPVGSLAAFVDIDHFKKFNDKYGHANGDLVLQAVAKELARCRFAQAYRYGGEEFVMLAKPTEVKRFTEQLNSLRERIAAKKFQLSVSVAAKPAAKKTGSKNSSSSTASKKANKAKGVSVRISAGIGKLLLSMSHQDWLKQADDALYQAKAAGRNCVVVTKTLTERRVKRR; translated from the coding sequence ATGAATTGGTCTCGCAACCTACCGTTGATCCTCGCCACCGCGTTGACCGCTTCTAGCTTATTACCCTTGATTGCTGAAATCGTTCCCGCGTTAGAAGTTTATGGTCTACTAACGCTTTTGGTTGCAACATTACTTGCGTTGACGCTTCGCCAAACTAGAGTGCTGTTTCTATCTTTACTTGTCCTTTGGACAGCGTTATTCGCACCCAAACTAATCGCATTAAGCACGCATCCTATTATTACCGAAAATGCTTACAAGATTCTGGTAACGCTAGCTATTTCGGGGGTTATGTTATTTACCGATGGTCCATTCCGCCGAAAGCAATCATTATTTTTTGCGCTGCTGATTGGCGTGATCTCACTCCTGGGATTCGGCGCGTTTGTATTAAACGAAGAGCAATTAATGGCGTGGGGTGCAACAACGCCATTGGCAGTAAATTTTAATTCATTTGTTGAGCTTGATGCACTAATTCTATGCCTCCCAGTGGTCTGTACCTTGATAAATTTTCTGATTACTCGGAGATTGGATATTCATTACATAGCCGTAAGCGTTTTCGCCTTGGCGTTGCTGAATAGTCCGGATATACCTCAGCTTTGGATGCTATTGATTACGGTGCAGAGTGCTTTCATCTTGGTCTTACTGTTAACCATGAGTCAGCGAGTTTGGCGTGACAGCCTAACCGGCTTACCGGGGCGTCAACGGCTAGATTCCGACCTCAAACGAATGCCGGTAGGTTCGTTAGCGGCCTTCGTTGATATTGATCATTTCAAAAAGTTTAATGATAAGTACGGCCATGCTAATGGTGACTTAGTGCTCCAGGCGGTCGCGAAGGAATTGGCTCGCTGCCGTTTCGCTCAGGCCTATCGCTATGGTGGTGAAGAGTTTGTAATGCTTGCTAAGCCAACGGAAGTTAAGCGCTTTACTGAGCAGTTGAATAGCTTGAGAGAGCGAATTGCGGCGAAGAAATTCCAGTTGTCGGTATCAGTTGCTGCCAAACCCGCCGCTAAGAAAACCGGCTCGAAGAATAGCTCCTCGTCAACGGCCTCTAAGAAGGCGAATAAAGCGAAAGGTGTCTCGGTGCGTATCAGTGCCGGGATAGGCAAGCTATTGCTATCAATGAGCCATCAGGATTGGCTCAAACAGGCGGACGATGCGCTCTATCAAGCCAAAGCCGCGGGTAGAAACTGCGTAGTCGTGACTAAGACCTTAACTGAGCGCCGTGTTAAGCGGCGCTAA
- a CDS encoding FKBP-type peptidyl-prolyl cis-trans isomerase, which translates to MTDFNTTEERVSYGIGRQMGDQLAQGAFKEVSLASVIAGITDAMEGNPSAVPEAELSAAFQEIMARMEEEQKAASADVIAAGENFLKENGQRLEVTVTESGLQYEVLTQGIGEKPTAESTVSCHYHGTLIDGSVFDSSVERGQPAEFPVSGVIAGWTEALQLMNVGSKYRLYVPSELAYGESGAGGAIGPYQTLVFDVELLAVVS; encoded by the coding sequence ATGACTGATTTCAACACGACTGAGGAACGCGTAAGCTACGGTATTGGCCGTCAAATGGGCGACCAACTAGCTCAAGGTGCATTCAAAGAAGTTTCCTTAGCGTCTGTTATCGCCGGTATTACCGATGCGATGGAAGGCAACCCAAGCGCCGTTCCTGAAGCAGAGCTTAGCGCTGCATTCCAGGAAATCATGGCACGTATGGAAGAAGAGCAGAAAGCAGCTTCGGCTGACGTGATTGCAGCGGGCGAGAACTTCCTCAAGGAAAACGGTCAGCGTCTTGAAGTAACCGTCACTGAGTCAGGTCTTCAGTACGAAGTGCTTACTCAGGGAATTGGCGAGAAGCCAACCGCTGAGAGCACGGTTTCCTGTCACTACCACGGTACGTTGATTGATGGTTCGGTATTCGATAGTTCAGTAGAACGTGGTCAGCCTGCAGAATTCCCAGTATCTGGCGTTATCGCGGGTTGGACTGAAGCACTTCAGTTGATGAATGTTGGTTCCAAGTACCGCTTGTACGTACCTTCAGAGCTTGCCTACGGCGAGAGTGGTGCTGGTGGCGCAATTGGTCCATACCAAACCCTAGTATTTGACGTAGAATTGCTTGCAGTCGTTAGCTAA